A genomic region of Roseateles amylovorans contains the following coding sequences:
- the lpxD gene encoding UDP-3-O-(3-hydroxymyristoyl)glucosamine N-acyltransferase, whose protein sequence is MKQVQVSELIAALGGDLVGAPDTLISAIAPLDEAGPDAIAFLSNPKYQPQLATTQAACVIVSPASADAASARRGNGQVACCIVARDPYLYFAELTQWWVKHMRAPRPAPTVHPTASVAADAHIGREVEIGPFAVIESGARIGDGARIGAHCIVEHDAVIGAGTRLAPHVVFGFNCEIGERGLVHSGVVIGADGFGFAPTPGEAGVKWVKIEQLGAVRIGHDVEIGANTCIDRGALGDTWIADDVIIDNLVQIAHNVKIGRGTAIAGAVAIAGSAEIGANCILAGAARINGHIKITDNVQIGPTAPISSSITKPGAYAGMYPFDEAGNWEKSAATLRKLYDLRQRVRALEKKTT, encoded by the coding sequence GTGAAACAGGTCCAGGTTTCGGAACTGATCGCCGCCTTGGGCGGCGATCTTGTTGGTGCTCCCGACACCCTCATCAGCGCCATCGCGCCGCTGGACGAGGCCGGACCGGACGCGATCGCGTTCCTGTCCAATCCCAAGTATCAACCCCAGCTCGCCACCACCCAGGCCGCGTGCGTGATCGTCTCGCCGGCCTCGGCCGACGCGGCGTCCGCCCGCCGCGGCAACGGCCAGGTCGCCTGCTGCATCGTGGCGCGCGATCCCTATCTCTACTTTGCCGAGCTCACCCAGTGGTGGGTGAAGCACATGCGCGCGCCGCGTCCGGCGCCCACGGTGCATCCAACGGCCAGCGTCGCGGCAGATGCGCACATCGGCCGCGAGGTCGAGATCGGCCCGTTCGCAGTGATCGAATCCGGTGCCCGCATCGGTGACGGCGCCCGCATCGGCGCGCATTGCATCGTCGAGCATGATGCGGTGATCGGCGCCGGCACGCGGCTGGCCCCTCATGTCGTCTTCGGCTTCAACTGCGAGATCGGCGAGCGCGGCCTGGTGCACAGCGGCGTCGTCATCGGTGCCGACGGTTTCGGCTTTGCGCCGACCCCGGGCGAGGCGGGCGTGAAGTGGGTCAAGATCGAGCAGCTCGGTGCGGTCCGCATCGGCCATGATGTCGAGATCGGCGCGAACACCTGTATCGACCGCGGTGCCCTGGGCGACACTTGGATTGCCGACGACGTCATCATCGACAATCTGGTCCAGATCGCGCACAACGTGAAGATCGGTCGCGGCACGGCGATCGCCGGCGCGGTGGCGATCGCCGGCAGTGCCGAGATCGGCGCCAACTGCATCCTGGCGGGTGCGGCCCGGATCAACGGCCACATCAAGATCACCGACAACGTGCAGATCGGACCCACCGCGCCGATCAGCAGCAGCATCACCAAGCCGGGCGCCTACGCCGGCATGTATCCATTCGACGAAGCAGGAAACTGGGAAAAGAGCGCGGCCACGCTGCGCAAGCTTTATGACCTGCGACAGCGCGTCCGTGCGCTGGAAAAGAAGACGACATGA
- the lpxB gene encoding lipid-A-disaccharide synthase: MTSTTDPRLGLVAGEASGDLLASLLLQGLKARWPGLTSAGIGGPRMQTQGFDAWWPSHKLSIFGYWDAIKNIRELLSIRRQLGDRLLQERPSVFVGVDAPDFNFGLEQRLREAGIKTVHFVCPSIWAWRAERVHTIRRSADHVLCLFPFEPALLHQHGIAATYVGHPLADQIPLEPPRAEARRALDLGDDDTVIALLPGSRRSELTYIGPALLDAAQRMRRARPGLRFVIPVAPGLRPMAEALVREHGHGLPLTLLDGRAQDALAACDLTLVASGTATLEAALYKRPMVIAYKLHWFNAWRMKGKALMPWVGLPNVLAGESLVPECLQDDCTGEKIAAEGLAWLDDAPRRARVQQRFLEIHHTLRCNTAQRAGDAIAQILGA, translated from the coding sequence ATGACCTCCACCACGGATCCTCGTCTGGGCCTGGTGGCCGGCGAGGCCTCCGGGGACCTGCTGGCCAGCCTGCTGCTTCAGGGCCTGAAGGCCCGCTGGCCCGGTCTGACCTCCGCCGGCATTGGCGGCCCGCGCATGCAGACCCAGGGCTTTGACGCCTGGTGGCCCAGCCACAAGCTGTCGATCTTCGGCTACTGGGATGCCATCAAGAACATTCGCGAGCTGCTGTCGATTCGCCGTCAACTGGGCGATCGCTTGCTGCAGGAGCGCCCGTCGGTGTTTGTCGGCGTGGACGCGCCGGACTTCAATTTCGGACTGGAACAACGGCTGCGCGAGGCCGGCATCAAGACGGTCCATTTCGTCTGCCCGTCGATCTGGGCATGGCGTGCCGAGCGTGTGCACACCATCCGGCGCAGCGCTGACCATGTCTTGTGCCTGTTCCCCTTCGAGCCCGCCCTGCTGCACCAGCATGGCATTGCCGCCACCTATGTCGGCCATCCGCTGGCCGACCAGATCCCGCTGGAGCCTCCCCGTGCCGAAGCCCGGCGCGCGCTGGACCTGGGTGACGACGACACCGTGATTGCGCTGCTGCCCGGCAGTCGTCGCAGTGAACTGACCTACATCGGCCCGGCGCTTCTGGATGCGGCGCAGCGGATGCGGCGTGCGCGTCCGGGGCTGCGTTTCGTGATCCCGGTCGCCCCGGGTCTGCGTCCGATGGCCGAAGCGCTGGTGCGAGAACACGGACACGGGCTGCCGCTCACGCTGCTGGACGGCCGAGCCCAGGACGCCCTGGCCGCCTGCGACCTGACCCTGGTCGCCAGCGGCACCGCCACGCTGGAAGCGGCGCTGTACAAGCGGCCGATGGTCATCGCCTACAAGCTGCACTGGTTCAATGCCTGGCGCATGAAGGGCAAGGCGCTGATGCCGTGGGTCGGGCTGCCGAATGTGCTGGCCGGCGAGTCCCTGGTGCCGGAATGCTTGCAGGACGACTGCACTGGCGAGAAGATCGCTGCCGAGGGTCTGGCTTGGCTGGATGATGCGCCGCGTCGTGCGCGCGTTCAGCAGCGCTTTCTCGAGATTCACCACACGCTGCGCTGCAATACCGCGCAAAGGGCCGGCGATGCGATCGCGCAAATCCTTGGCGCCTGA
- the bamA gene encoding outer membrane protein assembly factor BamA produces the protein MRPHVIQLAVLATAMHASAAWAVDPFVLKDIRVEGLQRTDPGTVFAALPFRIGDTYNDEKGAASLRALFATGLFKDVRINIDTDAVVVVIEERPIIANVGFVGLKEFDTDALTKSLKDVGIGEGKPFDKALADRAEQELKRQYLTRSLYGAEVTTTITPIERNRVNVSFSVTEGEPAKIGEIRILGSKVFSESTLLGLLEQTTTGWLTWYTKTDRYSRAKLNADLETIRSYYLNRGYLEFNVESTQVTISPDKQSISIAITVNEGQPYTVSAVKIEGEFLGREEEFKRLIALKAGQPYNGEAVAQTTRNFQDLYGTFGYAFARVESRPEIDRATGQVVVTLVGEPQRRVYVRRVLLSGNTRTRDEVIRREFRQFESAWYDGARIKASRDRVERLGYFKDVTIDTTEVPGSPDQVDVTLTVTERPTGNIQIGAGYSSASKLSLSGSVSQENVFGSGNYLGIQVNTASTGRSLGVSTVDPYFTVDGISRAVDVFYRTVKPINTLGEEYELASVGGSVKFGVPFSEEDTVFFGVGYENTRITTSTGLPNSYFLFRNQFGASANAIPLTIGWKNDNRDSVITPTAGSMKRVNLELSPFGDSRYSIANFQYQQFLQLGRKFSLMFNGEVAWGSGLGGRPYPIFKNFYGGGLGSVRVFEPGTLGPVDVTGSYTGGNRKFNLNTELYVPVPGSGNDKSFRLFGFVDIGNVWGTDEKLQFKDTRASAGVGISWLSPMGPLRLSYGSPVRKKPTDRIERFQFQIGTAF, from the coding sequence ATGCGCCCCCATGTCATTCAACTGGCGGTGCTGGCCACCGCGATGCATGCGAGCGCCGCATGGGCCGTTGATCCCTTCGTTCTCAAGGACATCCGCGTCGAAGGACTGCAGCGGACCGATCCCGGAACGGTGTTCGCCGCCCTGCCGTTCCGCATCGGCGATACCTACAACGACGAGAAGGGCGCCGCCTCCCTGCGTGCGCTATTCGCGACCGGCCTGTTCAAGGACGTCCGCATCAACATCGACACCGATGCGGTGGTGGTGGTCATCGAAGAACGGCCGATCATCGCCAACGTCGGCTTCGTCGGCCTCAAGGAGTTCGACACCGATGCGTTGACCAAGTCGCTGAAGGACGTCGGCATCGGCGAAGGCAAGCCCTTCGACAAGGCCCTGGCCGACCGCGCCGAGCAGGAACTCAAGCGTCAATACCTGACCCGTTCGCTGTACGGCGCCGAGGTCACGACCACGATCACCCCGATCGAGCGCAACCGCGTCAACGTCAGCTTCTCGGTCACCGAGGGCGAGCCCGCCAAGATCGGTGAGATCCGCATCCTGGGCTCCAAGGTGTTCAGCGAAAGCACGCTGCTGGGCCTGCTGGAGCAGACCACCACCGGCTGGCTGACCTGGTACACCAAGACCGACCGCTACTCGCGCGCCAAGCTCAATGCGGACCTGGAGACGATCCGTTCGTACTACCTGAACCGCGGCTACCTCGAGTTCAACGTCGAGTCCACGCAAGTCACGATCTCGCCGGACAAGCAGAGCATCAGCATCGCCATCACGGTGAACGAGGGCCAGCCCTACACCGTCAGCGCGGTGAAGATCGAAGGCGAGTTCCTGGGCCGCGAGGAAGAGTTCAAGCGCCTGATCGCGCTCAAAGCGGGTCAGCCGTACAACGGCGAAGCCGTCGCACAGACCACCCGCAACTTCCAGGATCTGTACGGCACCTTCGGCTATGCGTTCGCGCGGGTCGAGAGCCGTCCGGAAATCGATCGCGCCACCGGACAGGTGGTGGTGACCCTGGTCGGTGAACCGCAGCGCCGCGTCTATGTGCGCCGTGTCCTGCTCTCCGGCAACACCCGCACCCGTGACGAAGTCATCCGACGCGAGTTCCGCCAGTTCGAATCCGCCTGGTACGACGGCGCCCGGATCAAGGCCTCACGCGACCGCGTCGAGCGTCTGGGCTACTTCAAGGACGTCACCATCGATACCACCGAAGTGCCGGGCTCGCCCGACCAGGTGGATGTGACCTTGACGGTGACCGAGCGTCCCACCGGCAACATCCAGATCGGCGCGGGCTACTCCAGCGCCAGCAAGCTGTCGCTGTCGGGCTCCGTCTCGCAGGAAAACGTCTTCGGTTCCGGCAACTACCTCGGCATCCAGGTCAACACCGCCAGCACCGGCCGGTCGCTGGGCGTGTCGACGGTGGACCCGTATTTCACCGTGGACGGCATCTCCCGCGCGGTCGACGTGTTCTACCGGACCGTCAAGCCGATCAACACGCTGGGCGAAGAGTACGAACTGGCCTCGGTCGGGGGCTCGGTGAAGTTCGGCGTGCCGTTCTCCGAGGAAGACACTGTGTTCTTCGGCGTCGGCTACGAGAACACCCGCATCACCACCTCCACCGGTCTGCCGAACAGCTACTTCCTGTTCCGCAACCAGTTCGGTGCCTCGGCCAACGCGATTCCGCTGACCATCGGCTGGAAGAACGACAACCGCGACAGCGTGATCACCCCGACCGCCGGGTCGATGAAGCGGGTCAACCTGGAGTTGAGCCCGTTCGGTGATTCGCGTTATTCGATCGCGAACTTCCAGTACCAACAGTTCCTGCAACTGGGCCGCAAGTTCTCGTTGATGTTCAACGGCGAAGTGGCCTGGGGTTCGGGACTGGGCGGCCGCCCGTATCCGATCTTCAAGAACTTCTACGGCGGTGGCCTGGGTTCGGTGCGGGTGTTCGAGCCCGGCACGCTGGGTCCGGTCGACGTGACCGGCTCCTACACCGGCGGCAACCGCAAGTTCAACCTGAACACCGAGCTGTATGTGCCGGTTCCGGGTTCCGGCAACGACAAGAGCTTCCGCCTGTTCGGTTTTGTCGACATCGGCAATGTCTGGGGCACCGACGAAAAGCTGCAGTTCAAGGACACCCGGGCCTCGGCCGGTGTCGGTATCAGCTGGCTGTCTCCCATGGGTCCGCTGCGCTTGAGCTATGGCTCGCCGGTGCGCAAGAAGCCGACGGATAGAATCGAGCGATTCCAATTCCAGATCGGGACTGCATTCTGA
- the rnhB gene encoding ribonuclease HII produces MRSRKSLAPEQLGLAWDREGLLAGVDEAGRGPLAGPVVAAAVILDELQPIVGLNDSKVLSEKKRDHLFEEIRAKALCFCIAEATVEEIDRINILQATMLAMRRAVEGLRLKPGKVQVDGNRLPVLRVPAEAIIKGDALVPSISAASILAKVHRDRLCVQMHEQHPQYGFATHKGYGTREHLEALRLHGASAWHRQSFAPVRSTLSDLVAATENAKRERSAERVPAERR; encoded by the coding sequence ATGCGATCGCGCAAATCCTTGGCGCCTGAGCAACTCGGTCTCGCCTGGGACCGCGAAGGCCTGCTGGCCGGTGTGGACGAGGCGGGCCGCGGGCCGCTGGCCGGACCCGTCGTGGCCGCTGCGGTGATCCTGGATGAACTTCAGCCCATCGTCGGGCTCAACGATTCAAAGGTGCTCAGCGAGAAGAAGCGCGACCATCTCTTCGAAGAGATCCGCGCCAAGGCGCTGTGCTTCTGCATCGCCGAAGCCACCGTCGAGGAGATCGACCGCATCAACATTCTGCAAGCCACGATGCTGGCGATGCGTCGAGCGGTCGAAGGCCTGCGGCTCAAGCCTGGCAAGGTGCAGGTGGACGGCAATCGGCTGCCGGTGCTGCGCGTGCCGGCGGAAGCCATCATCAAGGGCGATGCGCTGGTGCCGTCGATCTCGGCGGCCTCCATCCTGGCCAAAGTGCACCGCGACCGGCTGTGCGTGCAGATGCATGAGCAGCATCCGCAATACGGCTTTGCGACCCACAAGGGCTACGGCACGCGCGAGCACCTGGAAGCGCTGCGGCTGCATGGCGCCAGCGCCTGGCATCGGCAGAGCTTCGCGCCGGTGCGATCGACCCTGTCGGACCTGGTCGCGGCCACCGAGAACGCCAAGCGTGAGCGCTCGGCCGAGCGTGTGCCGGCGGAGCGTCGATGA
- the ppsR gene encoding posphoenolpyruvate synthetase regulatory kinase/phosphorylase PpsR has translation MNQPTAQHTVFFVSDGTGITAETFGNSILAQFSVKARHVRRPFVDNGEKARQLVREINETGQREGLRPIVFATLVNREVLNVVRQECQGLVLDMFGTFIAPLEDELNIKSNHRVGRFSDIAKSQEYHDRIEAINYSLAHDDGQSAKNLDSADVILVGVSRCGKTPTSLYLAMQHGIKAANYPLIPEDFDRGAMPSLLVPHKKKCFGLTIDPERLAQVRNERRPGSKYADLMNCHYEVREAETMMKKAGISWLSSTHKSIEEIATTILRDIRPDRLMY, from the coding sequence ATGAACCAGCCCACCGCCCAGCACACCGTGTTCTTTGTCTCGGACGGTACCGGCATCACCGCCGAAACCTTCGGTAACTCGATCCTGGCCCAGTTCTCGGTCAAGGCCCGTCATGTCCGGCGCCCTTTCGTCGACAACGGCGAGAAGGCCAGGCAGCTGGTGCGCGAGATCAATGAGACCGGTCAGCGCGAAGGCCTGCGGCCCATCGTGTTCGCGACCCTGGTGAACCGGGAGGTGCTCAATGTGGTGCGCCAGGAGTGCCAGGGCCTGGTGCTGGACATGTTCGGCACCTTCATCGCCCCGCTGGAAGACGAGCTCAACATCAAGTCCAACCACCGGGTCGGTCGCTTCTCCGACATCGCCAAGAGCCAGGAATATCACGACCGCATCGAGGCCATCAATTACTCGCTGGCCCATGACGACGGTCAATCCGCCAAGAACCTGGACTCTGCGGATGTGATCCTGGTGGGCGTGAGCCGCTGCGGCAAGACGCCGACCTCGCTCTACCTGGCCATGCAGCACGGAATCAAGGCCGCCAACTATCCGCTGATTCCGGAAGACTTCGACCGCGGCGCCATGCCCTCGCTGCTGGTGCCGCACAAGAAGAAGTGCTTCGGCCTGACCATCGATCCCGAACGGTTGGCGCAGGTGCGCAACGAGCGCCGCCCGGGCAGCAAGTACGCCGACCTGATGAACTGCCACTACGAAGTCCGGGAAGCCGAGACGATGATGAAGAAGGCCGGCATCTCTTGGCTGTCGTCGACCCACAAGTCGATCGAGGAAATCGCCACCACCATCCTGCGGGACATCCGGCCGGATCGGCTGATGTATTGA
- a CDS encoding OmpH family outer membrane protein: MKSTLLKTVAAVALAAMAPLAVQAQEFKIGYVNSERILRETNLAKASEAKLQAEFGRREKALLELETKLRGAAEKLDKDSPALTEAERSRRQRELIEQDRDLQRKRREFNEDVAQRKNEELSAVVEKANKVIKQIFEQEKYDLIVQDAVHASPRVDITKKVIDALNGQK; this comes from the coding sequence ATGAAGAGCACGCTGTTGAAGACGGTTGCCGCTGTCGCCCTTGCCGCGATGGCGCCCTTGGCTGTGCAAGCCCAGGAATTCAAGATCGGCTACGTCAACAGTGAGCGGATCCTGCGCGAGACCAACCTGGCCAAGGCCTCCGAAGCGAAGCTGCAGGCGGAGTTCGGTCGCCGCGAAAAGGCGCTGCTCGAACTGGAGACCAAGCTGCGTGGCGCGGCCGAGAAGCTCGACAAGGACAGCCCCGCGCTGACCGAAGCTGAGCGTTCGCGCCGTCAGCGCGAACTGATCGAACAGGACCGGGACCTTCAGCGCAAGCGCCGCGAGTTCAATGAGGACGTGGCCCAGCGCAAGAACGAGGAACTGTCGGCCGTGGTCGAGAAGGCCAACAAGGTCATCAAGCAGATCTTCGAGCAGGAAAAGTACGACCTGATCGTTCAGGATGCGGTGCACGCCAGCCCGCGGGTCGACATCACCAAGAAGGTGATCGACGCGCTCAACGGGCAGAAGTAA
- a CDS encoding TrmH family RNA methyltransferase: MSWLPISSRDNPHLQRLRKLAQDGSAYRKLDGVWLEGDHLARAAVQRGLRPALALITDVAAQDDALHALADQAPRVLVVPAALFKTVSGLESPAQIGFELGLPSMPTIDPLADSVVLDRLQDAGNVGTILRSAAALGFRQVLALKGTAALWSPKVLRAGMGAHFGLRLIEGLQESDLAALRVPLLATSSHADALLHEADLPQPCAWVLGHEGQGVSEALMRRCALRVGIPQPGGEESLNVASAASICLYESARRRLAGAR, translated from the coding sequence ATGAGCTGGCTCCCTATTTCCTCGCGTGACAACCCCCATCTGCAACGGCTGCGCAAGCTGGCGCAGGACGGCAGCGCCTATCGCAAGCTGGACGGCGTCTGGCTGGAGGGCGATCACCTCGCGCGCGCGGCGGTGCAGCGGGGCCTTCGCCCGGCGCTGGCGCTGATCACCGATGTGGCGGCGCAGGATGATGCCTTGCACGCGCTCGCCGATCAGGCGCCGCGGGTGCTGGTGGTGCCGGCCGCGCTGTTCAAGACGGTGTCCGGCCTGGAGTCGCCGGCGCAGATCGGCTTTGAGCTGGGTCTGCCGTCGATGCCGACGATCGATCCGTTGGCCGACAGCGTCGTGCTGGATCGGCTTCAGGATGCGGGCAATGTCGGCACGATCCTGCGCAGTGCCGCAGCATTGGGCTTCCGCCAAGTGCTGGCCCTCAAGGGCACGGCGGCTTTGTGGTCGCCCAAGGTGCTGCGCGCCGGCATGGGGGCGCACTTCGGGCTGCGGTTGATCGAGGGTCTGCAGGAGAGCGACCTGGCCGCGCTGCGGGTGCCTTTGCTGGCGACCAGCTCGCATGCGGACGCCCTGCTGCATGAGGCGGACCTGCCGCAGCCGTGTGCCTGGGTGCTGGGCCACGAAGGGCAGGGCGTGTCCGAGGCGCTGATGCGCCGCTGTGCCCTGCGTGTCGGCATCCCGCAGCCGGGCGGCGAGGAATCGCTGAACGTGGCGAGCGCGGCATCGATCTGCCTGTACGAGTCGGCGCGACGTCGCCTGGCCGGGGCGCGCTGA
- the lpxA gene encoding acyl-ACP--UDP-N-acetylglucosamine O-acyltransferase has translation MAKIHPTALIDPQAQLDDSVEVGPYAVIGAEVRIGAGTTIGPHTVIQGKTTIGRDNRIFQFASIGAMPQDMSHGGEVTELVIGDRNTIREFCTFNTGTFKEQGVTRVGSDNWIMAYVHVAHDVVIGDHCVLANNATLAGHVHVGDWATIGGLTGVHQFVHVGAHAMIGFQGHVAQDVAPYMTVDGNPLSVRAVNLTGLRRRGFSNERIGVIRQIHKLLFRDGLTLEQSVQAIDALKAEQDAATVADIQLMLDFLAAAKRGLVR, from the coding sequence ATGGCCAAGATCCATCCCACCGCCCTCATCGATCCGCAGGCGCAGCTCGATGATTCTGTCGAGGTCGGCCCCTATGCGGTGATCGGCGCCGAGGTCCGCATCGGAGCGGGCACGACCATCGGCCCGCACACCGTGATCCAGGGCAAGACCACGATCGGCCGCGACAACCGCATCTTCCAGTTCGCCTCCATCGGCGCGATGCCGCAGGACATGAGCCACGGCGGCGAAGTGACCGAGCTGGTGATCGGCGACCGCAACACCATTCGCGAGTTCTGCACCTTCAACACCGGCACCTTCAAGGAGCAGGGGGTCACCCGGGTCGGCTCGGACAACTGGATCATGGCCTATGTGCATGTGGCCCATGACGTGGTGATCGGCGATCACTGCGTGCTGGCCAACAATGCCACCTTGGCCGGCCATGTGCATGTGGGCGATTGGGCCACCATCGGCGGCCTGACTGGCGTGCATCAGTTCGTGCATGTCGGTGCGCACGCGATGATCGGTTTCCAGGGTCATGTGGCCCAGGACGTCGCGCCCTACATGACGGTGGATGGCAATCCACTGTCGGTACGCGCGGTCAACCTGACCGGCCTGCGCCGGCGCGGCTTCAGCAATGAGCGCATCGGCGTGATCCGCCAGATCCACAAGCTGCTGTTCCGCGATGGGCTGACACTGGAGCAATCGGTGCAGGCCATCGACGCGCTCAAGGCCGAGCAGGACGCCGCCACGGTGGCGGACATCCAGTTGATGCTGGACTTCCTCGCGGCCGCCAAGCGCGGGCTCGTGCGCTGA
- the fabZ gene encoding 3-hydroxyacyl-ACP dehydratase FabZ → MNETRIDIHGILEKLPHRYPILLVDRVLEVEKGVRIRALKNVSINEPFFQGHFPHRPVMPGVLILEALAQAATLLAVESYDFTLDENHVVYFAGIDGARFKRPVEPGDQLILDVTLERAKAGIYKFGAKAFVGQDIVAEAGLMCTMRKLDC, encoded by the coding sequence ATGAACGAGACCCGCATCGACATCCACGGCATCCTCGAGAAGCTGCCGCATCGCTATCCCATCCTCCTGGTCGACCGCGTCCTGGAAGTGGAGAAGGGCGTGCGCATCCGCGCTCTGAAGAACGTCAGCATCAACGAGCCCTTCTTCCAAGGGCACTTCCCGCACCGTCCGGTCATGCCGGGTGTGCTGATCCTGGAAGCGCTGGCCCAGGCCGCGACGCTGCTGGCGGTCGAGAGCTATGACTTCACGCTGGATGAAAACCATGTCGTGTATTTCGCCGGCATCGATGGTGCCCGCTTCAAGCGGCCGGTCGAGCCCGGCGATCAACTGATCCTGGACGTGACGCTGGAACGCGCCAAGGCCGGCATCTACAAGTTCGGTGCCAAGGCCTTCGTCGGCCAGGACATCGTGGCCGAAGCCGGCCTGATGTGCACCATGCGCAAGCTGGACTGCTGA